GAACCCAACGTAAGGGGACATGTTGAGATTATGAATCCTACATCCGGGAAGATGGACTTCATGTGCTTAAAAGCAATTGGGCTACTTCTTATATTggcaattggttttatggtgaaacctcaagTGTGGGACCATGACACATGGCACCTCGGGTGCCAAGAAGGACCGAAATGCCCATAGGACTCGACGATCAGGTGAATAAGCTAAGAGACTTGACGTGGATCGAAACAGGTTACTCTTATAAGCATCTTAGTCAGATCGGTCTGCTGGATTTCCAGATTACCTTAGTCAAGCCAAACTAGCCTTAATGTTCAGGCAAATCAGACGAAGTTAGAATACCAAGCAAAGTCAGACAACCATGGTTAGGCAAAAACCTATTAAAGATAGTACTTGTCTCCTAAGGAAATCCTAATTCAAGTCAAATCAAGATATCTTGGAGATTAGGCAATGTAATCACGATTCTAGGATGATTGGGTATCTTATCCTAGGTTTTCTCCTAAATAGTCTCCTGATTTAATTGGAATCATTTTCCTTACAAGGACTCTCAAGATCTTTATAAATACCCTAACCTAGGAATTTATCTCACTAAGTCTTTGATGATCCAAGACTCTGATTCTCTTCATCTTCTCCACATAACTACTATACGCATATTCTCGCATGCCTAATAGAGACTCATATCTCATACGTTGCCGTCTACACATAGACACATCCATGGAGAACTCATCTCTTAATGTCCCGCCTTAAGCTATTTGTCAAGGATGGAACCATTCTTTCTTAGAACTACATTTGTGGTTTAATTCTCCTTCCTAGAGATATGTAGGCAGTCTTATTTGGATTCAACCACACCCTTCCCCCAATCAACCCCGTTCTCCCATCATCGAAGATCATCGACAACTCTAACTGGATTTCACCTTCATCCACGGATATGCccaaatttggttccaacatcAAGTTTCTTCAGTGTTTAACAGTAGTAGACATGTTTGCCATGTGTGCCtgttaaccctaaaaactacacAACCTATGTGGTGTGCAGGCCGAAGTAAATAAGGAGCTTACTACGTCATTCAGTGGTTGATTGCTGATTAAGTGTGCCAATTCGCTACCGAGCTTGGTTGGACAAATGTCTTGAATGTAATGGATGTGGTAAAATGCGATTCTGACCCTTGAATCGAGTGTTTTCGattgaggaaggaacactctcgacTTTGGGTTCTATAACCTGAAGACAAAGTTATGTAACTCATCACGAACCTCTGGATCTTGTGCACCAAGTTTTGCAACCTCGACTATATTGGTAAGTATGTAGATCGCCCAATTAGTATCAAACTATAGGGACACATATATTTAAAAGAAATAAGTGTCTTTATTGTAAAAGTGGTCCGATTGTCGATATACCGAAATCTAAATGTGGCTTAGGAACATCTAATAAAAACACCCTACTTTCGCAAGAAGGCTAATAAATTGACCTCATTTTGCAAGAAAATCAAAGACTCTTTGCCAGCGAGACTTAAGATAGTTAACGAGTTAGACTTAAGAAACTCGCCATTTAACCGAGTAGTCGAGGCTCCTAAGAAAACTGATTCTACAACTCCGTCACTGTCTAACCAAACTATTGCCTTTGCTGGTTGCCCCTGGAAACCTTGTCTAACCAGGCAATAGTCGTCCATCGGATgtcaacccaaatttgtctaTCCAGACTGTATTTGTACTGAGAATTAGTAAAGTAGTTAGTATTTTTCTCCAAAGGTGACGGGTTCTCATGGagcattgatttgtgtgttgagttgaagGTCCTCTTTACGTTGCAAATCCTCTTGTAGTGATAATTTATGGACTAAATCAACAGTTCAcccaaaatataataattatcaAAGGGCCTTGAAGTTCTCTAATAACAAGCATTTCATATAGAATTAACAGCAAATCTTAAGCCTTCGTTGCATCAAACATGAACCATATCTGTGTGAACCGTGTAGTCGGTGAATTGATCATTGTCAATTCATCGGAATCGGTTACTGACATGGTCAAGTAATCGGTTCCGGCCAAATATAGCTGGGCTTGACCATGTCCAGCTCAAGTTTGTCCACTactaacaagaaaaaaaagcaaACCAAAAAAGATAAAGTACATGACAAAGCATCCACAATAGCATACAAACTGGTAGAATAATTACCAACTTATTCTCACACTGCATAGAATTTGGGACGGTAAATAAGAAAATTTCATCTAATTTTCCAGCACACTCGAAATATATTCTTACCAGCTACAATATAAAATTGAAACCTTTTGAAATATTGTTCACGCGGCGGGTTTAGATACTTGAGACTCCTGCTGTTGTTTCCACTGCTCTGGTGTCAGAGCTTTCTTTATCGAGAGCGCATGAATCTCCTTCATCTCCTCTTCTAACGATGAATTTACCAGCCGATGCCTCTCCAGCAACCTCTTTCCTTCAAACTGCTCTGATACTATCTCAATAGCAAAGCTAGCACCACATCTGACAACCGCGGAcattatattaaataaaaagatgagGGAGAAAATAAGCACTCagaaatttcataaattaaatgGGAATTGCACGAAGTAACTTACCCTCCAGATGTATCAATTACTTCCTGAAACACAAAAGttcaaaaataaattagaaacaaGAAATGCAAGAGTCACAAAGCATTTGgacagaaatttaaaaaaataaaataaaaatgattgcAATGCAAgtttttccacaaaatctttTACAATAAAAAGCATAAGCCATGAAAGATGAAAAAATAATAACAGCAATCGGTTCTAAAGAACTGGATGAAGCACAGATTTCTCTATTTTTACTCCACTTTTTAACTTTTACAACTAGCAAACTGAAAATCTTAATTCAAGTGGTTGTTCTGCAGACCCGATTCCAGTGAGCATGCCAAAGTAGTTTAACCGCTCACAGTAATCCCTTTCAGTAAATAAAGCCTTGGATCATATGTTTACAAAAGCACCACACTGGCAGTAGCATTCACTAATTTGATTGTCAAGACCAAAATGTTGGGAAGAGAAATAATGGTCTGGTCAAACAATGATGTTAAGTACTGAAAAATctaagggttgcaaattaataGGGGCAAAGCATGCGTGGGAGGAACTTAAAAGCAACACACTGGCAGTAGCATTCACTAATTCGATTCTGCTTAGTTCAGTGGCTCGTCTGtgtatcatcatctaaatggaATGTCTGAAATTGGAGAAATTTGACATGGCAAGGAAGATATAAAACTATAAGAGTAGTTTTGCTGAGTTTATGCTGCAGCAAAGAAAATTGAAACTATACTACAAGGCCAAAGAGTGTCCGTTGACCTAAGTTAATCAATCCACTCTATAAAAAATTCCATGTTTTCTTACGTAGCAGCAattcaaataaagaaaatacaatCAAATGCTTGAAATGTCTTTAAAATTGAAGTAGATTGAAGTAGGATTGCTGATGCACCAAACTTGTAACCTTGTAGGGTCTCTTATGtttataaattaataaaggGAAGAGCAAATTAGACAAGCAACTATTACAGGTAAAGTATCTTAGCCAATATATGCCACTCCACACTGCATCTTACTTGACCAAATCTAGATTCATTTTATCAAAGCCTACGTAGTTTAGCACAACAATTACAGGACTTCTTGGGTGTCAACCGTGGATCAAGTTTGTGCATACATTTAGATGAATAGCACTACCCTTGATCAGATTGACCTCTTAAACGATCCTAACCGTAAAACAAGGTTGTGCAGCTTCAGCCATTGGAACACAATAGACAACTCTACCTAGCACAGCCATGAGCCATGAGAAGCGTTTCGAGCAACCGATACCAAAACTCCTCAACAATCCCTTCTTAATTTTCTCTTCTCACAGCATATAGACATGTTGAACCGATCAAGTACATGTCGAAAGCAATTCGAACCAATTTAAAACTGTTTAACATGTTTAAAATTCAATTACTATAAGATAATGGACCTACATAAAACCCTAGATTACCACAACACAAGTCCAATCCATCGCTAAAGAATATTAAAGAATCTAAGGTGAAGTGCTAATTGAAGTTCGCCTAATTAAAAACTAATCTAACGAGAACAGAAAGAAGCTTACGAGATGTGCAGGGTTCAGTTTTGACGTCAGTGAAGACTTCACTTGCTCCTTGGTCACTCccatctcttcctcttcctctttctctttctctctctctctctctctcctaagTTTTCTTTCGTTCACAACTCTCTGTCTCTGACTGAAGCGGCTTAAATCGGAGATTCTGCTTGGACGGCTGTATTTAAGGCCCACTCCCGAGCCCATACCCCCAgtgtctctttctctctcctacatttatatttacctttcaattatatattgcatatgtgttcatatattttgtctatatatatttgtttatgcaatacgcaattatgctatgtggaatttgtgagtcaaacaATCTCAATAAAATAGAAGCatgattttttttgggttttgaaaaccctagaaattttggagaaaaccctagaaattttggaaaagaatttaaaatttatGGGAAATTTTTCGTCTAAGCCACGGACTGAGTTTTTGACTGTTGCTAGACTTGCATGCTTGGGTTCCACACAATTGGGCCTGCAGCCCTCCAAGCCACTGACAAACAATTTATTTGTTGGGCTAGTCCATCACCTTCAACCTATTAATTAGTCACTGACTAGGCTCAATTGGCCCGCGTTCCAATTGCAAGGCTTCGACTTGCTTTGCATGCTGGGCTTTTGTTCCTGGCCCAACCTTGAAAGCAGCTTCGCTGGGTTTAATTCACACCTGGGCCAAGTTGTTGGGCTGCCTACAGCAGCCTCACACGGCCCAACTTCCTACTGTAAGCTTGTAGCTTGCAGACGTTGAATAGGTTGCCCCGTATGGCTTGCCAAAACTAAATTTGGCCTGTTTCTGCTTATAGCTGCACCCAACCATGCGGTGCCCACGACTAAGCTCAAAGTGGGCTGTATTTTATTGCTTGGCCCAATGCCAATCATATGACCCGAATATCATTATCTTGCTTCTACGATAGACCCCAAATAGTcctgatctattgaattaattaaaagtgaccagcagtctattaatctgataattaatccaaaatgaagatcacttttggacattagcgattcaatattttatttattttctttgaaccattaacatactttcgtagtaacgaagctctcacacttgagttcccaaaGAATcacaaatccactacacttaaatcagcatattgcattctgtgtccTTACAAGAACCTcttttttatgaactaaacgttcataaactaaattgaacttgtagtttcaaatttagtgcctttgaaacccgaagttttcataaaacaaatacacccatgaaaacccgacatttttcatgaaaaccatgtcttagaactcgaaagTTCTAACTTTGATGATTATGGAtgatgaaggaatattttgtgaaaacatgttcatttaagcaacatctataagtatgcaattaacaattaaaggtggaatcatgctagcatgcacttaaaaacaaaacattaaccatgaaattcaaagcctagtagattggtgaaccaaaactcaactcaaaacatagtgagttgaaatttatacctttgtagattcctctttgcataagcaaaggctaatcacccaaagagagggccttcattccttgcatcttaaatctatggatttggatggaagaataggtttctccaagttcccaaaattgagaacctctaagtctcttcaccaaggagagattggagaagaaatgagtgaccttggagtagtgggattgcaagatgcacccccaaggtggccggcctctttagagagaaatggagagacaagttctcaccaattttctccaaaacaaaacccttaatgaattttggctataaagtcatatttatacctttattcatttgagtggcaaacttgtaaataagtccaagttcactaccctaaacaatatggccggccattaggatattttggactaattgggcctt
Above is a window of Malus sylvestris chromosome 15, drMalSylv7.2, whole genome shotgun sequence DNA encoding:
- the LOC126605939 gene encoding protein BOLA2-like, which translates into the protein MGSGVGLKYSRPSRISDLSRFSQRQRVVNERKLRREREREKEKEEEEEMGVTKEQVKSSLTSKLNPAHLEVIDTSGGCGASFAIEIVSEQFEGKRLLERHRLVNSSLEEEMKEIHALSIKKALTPEQWKQQQESQVSKPAA